A stretch of the Fimbriimonadaceae bacterium genome encodes the following:
- a CDS encoding Hpt domain-containing protein, with amino-acid sequence MEYQTIMDLTAALDRLDGDQELFLTLAGLFVERTPPALAAIQAATTAGDLPTLIKEAHKLKGSAMEFCAKPTVASAAHLEEAARKAAVQELAALVEQVQAEAGRLTAALATIIEKGFPT; translated from the coding sequence GTGGAATATCAAACGATCATGGACCTGACCGCCGCGCTCGATCGGTTGGACGGGGACCAGGAGCTCTTTCTGACGCTGGCCGGTCTGTTCGTGGAACGGACCCCGCCGGCGCTCGCCGCCATTCAGGCGGCGACGACCGCAGGCGATCTCCCGACTCTGATCAAGGAAGCCCACAAGTTGAAGGGGTCGGCCATGGAGTTCTGTGCCAAACCGACGGTGGCCTCCGCAGCCCACCTCGAAGAAGCCGCGCGCAAGGCCGCCGTACAGGAACTTGCCGCACTGGTCGAACAGGTGCAGGCAGAAGCGGGACGCCTCACGGCGGCGCTGGCGACAATCATCGAAAAAGGATTTCCGACATGA